A section of the Paenibacillus odorifer genome encodes:
- a CDS encoding UbiA-like polyprenyltransferase — MAILNIFKTAGLKLKMFSELVMFSHTLFSLPFAIISMVWAAGGWPSGHVMIWGLIALIGARNGANAFNRLADRTFDEQNPRTAHRHLPQRLLAEKEVVVFVIVNYAIFIVASGMLNLLCLLLSPVAIVLISTYSYTKRFTFLSHLYLGFVIASAPIGAWFAVTGNIAFTPFVIGTVVMLWIAGFDIIYGTQDIEFDRRHGLWSIPSFFGLENALRIAKGLHFIMIMLLLFLYVWQDLGWMYLVGIGIATLLLMTEHKIIKPSNRKLMKVASYNLNQVISIVILLCTLIDFFYVS, encoded by the coding sequence ATGGCTATTCTAAACATTTTTAAAACTGCAGGCCTAAAGCTGAAAATGTTCAGTGAACTGGTGATGTTCTCTCATACACTTTTTTCGCTGCCGTTTGCCATTATCTCTATGGTGTGGGCCGCTGGGGGCTGGCCATCAGGGCATGTAATGATCTGGGGTCTGATTGCATTGATCGGTGCCCGTAATGGCGCTAATGCATTCAATCGGCTGGCAGACCGTACGTTTGATGAACAGAATCCTCGTACGGCACATCGGCATTTGCCACAACGGTTACTGGCAGAAAAAGAAGTGGTTGTCTTTGTTATTGTCAATTATGCCATCTTTATTGTGGCTTCAGGCATGCTGAACTTGCTCTGCCTGCTCTTATCGCCGGTAGCAATCGTATTGATATCGACTTATTCTTATACAAAACGTTTTACCTTTCTCAGCCATTTATATTTAGGTTTTGTCATTGCTTCCGCGCCGATTGGTGCATGGTTTGCCGTAACTGGAAATATCGCATTTACACCGTTTGTGATCGGGACGGTAGTTATGCTCTGGATTGCCGGATTTGATATTATCTACGGCACTCAGGACATTGAATTTGACCGGCGGCATGGGTTATGGTCTATTCCGAGCTTCTTTGGATTAGAGAATGCGCTGCGTATCGCCAAAGGTCTACATTTCATTATGATTATGCTGTTATTATTTCTATACGTATGGCAGGATCTCGGATGGATGTATCTGGTTGGGATTGGCATCGCTACATTGCTCCTGATGACCGAGCATAAGATTATAAAACCTTCGAATCGTAAGCTGATGAAGGTGGCTTCTTATAATCTAAATCAGGTAATCAGCATAGTGATATTATTGTGTACGCTGATTGATTTTTTCTATGTTAGTTAG
- a CDS encoding polyprenyl synthetase family protein: MKLHEALNIDINEINREIVNLVARDKDVPKKSQLAQSVLELINSGGKRLRPLMVIVGSRFGRKDTGRRALQLAAAAEFIHAASLIHDDIIDRSELRRGVPALHIKTGTLSAVHVGNYMSARVIELLSKYTGDKNRYVHDLSSVATAQLCLGEYQQMEHAFDYEITMDQYLEKSLNKTALLMATCLRVGALSTESTEEVANLLYNFGEALGMSFQIQDDLLDFTQSADVLGKPAGSDLRHGQVTLPVLYALQDPKLSPVIRAIGPDSSDAEVAHVLTLINNSDALARAERVSQNYLDKAAAIVQQLSSYPAHADLETLLQYFADRDR; the protein is encoded by the coding sequence ATGAAGCTGCATGAGGCCTTAAATATAGACATAAATGAAATCAACCGCGAAATCGTAAACCTTGTGGCGCGTGATAAAGATGTACCTAAGAAATCTCAGCTCGCGCAAAGTGTTCTAGAGCTTATAAATTCCGGTGGTAAACGCCTTCGTCCCCTCATGGTCATTGTTGGCAGTCGGTTTGGCCGTAAGGATACCGGCCGCAGAGCGCTTCAATTAGCTGCTGCTGCTGAATTTATTCATGCCGCCTCATTAATTCATGATGATATCATTGACCGTTCAGAGTTACGGCGGGGCGTACCCGCCTTACATATTAAGACGGGGACATTGTCAGCAGTACATGTTGGTAATTACATGTCCGCTCGGGTCATCGAGCTGCTGAGCAAATATACAGGAGATAAAAACAGATACGTTCATGACTTATCCTCTGTAGCCACCGCTCAGCTGTGTCTGGGTGAATATCAGCAAATGGAACATGCTTTTGATTATGAAATTACAATGGATCAGTATTTGGAGAAATCCTTAAACAAAACCGCTCTTCTTATGGCAACCTGCTTACGGGTTGGTGCTTTGTCCACTGAAAGCACCGAAGAAGTTGCCAATCTCCTTTATAATTTTGGAGAAGCCTTAGGGATGTCCTTTCAGATACAAGATGACTTGCTAGATTTCACACAGTCCGCCGATGTCCTAGGCAAACCTGCCGGTAGCGACCTGCGACATGGTCAGGTCACCCTGCCAGTGCTGTACGCCTTGCAGGACCCTAAGCTCTCGCCTGTGATCCGTGCAATCGGCCCGGATTCTTCCGACGCTGAAGTAGCGCATGTGCTCACCCTAATTAACAATAGCGATGCCCTCGCTCGCGCTGAACGGGTCAGCCAGAACTATCTGGATAAAGCTGCAGCTATTGTGCAGCAGCTCTCCTCCTACCCGGCACATGCTGATCTGGAAACGTTGCTGCAATATTTTGCGGACCGTGATCGCTAA
- a CDS encoding FAD-dependent oxidoreductase: MKKIVILGGGYGGVLTAKKLAKKFKKNKDVEITLIDRNPYHTLLTELHEVAANRAPEDSIKIDLKKIFAGLKVDVVLDEISNIDFKSRKLKSDKATYAYDYLVIGTGSKPTFFGIPGAEENTFSFWSYDDAVALKRQIRDMYTKAAMEKNPAVRRAMLTFVIIGAGFTGVELVGEMAEQREELCKEFFIDPSEVRLIVADMAPKILPILPDKLIQKAEARLRKLNVEIVTGAKITEVGNGSVALGEKNVVDSQTIVWTAGVEGSEIVGGLEVQQQGRKRIVTNENLESVDHKNVYVVGDNIFYIPEGETRPVPQMVENAEQAAPIVAGNIAADIQNTAKKAYKPGFHGTMVSIGSRYGVANVGLPGKFFMLTGFMAMLSKHFINMFYLSQVVGFNKVWTYMMHEFFHVENRKSFLGGHFSKRSPNFWLVPLRVLLGGMWLYEGIEKIQKIWKDPDKIFLIPAAPFATDASSAASVAVDAVKDTVDAQSAASAVSTAKEAVEALPVPNFVYNITNWFMDLMFYNNDGSYTFLAKWFQIGMVCAEIVFGIMLIVGLFTALASIATVAMSVMIWSTKMASTEMLWYVAAGIACIGGSGSTLGLDYYVLPWLKKQWKRIPLVRRWYLYTD, from the coding sequence TTGAAGAAGATAGTCATTTTGGGCGGCGGCTACGGCGGCGTACTCACGGCTAAAAAACTGGCAAAGAAATTTAAGAAAAACAAAGATGTTGAAATTACACTGATCGACCGGAATCCATATCACACTCTATTGACTGAGCTGCATGAGGTTGCCGCGAACCGTGCTCCAGAGGATTCAATCAAGATCGATCTTAAGAAGATTTTTGCGGGCCTTAAAGTAGATGTTGTTCTTGATGAGATCAGCAATATCGATTTCAAAAGCAGAAAACTTAAATCCGATAAAGCTACCTACGCTTACGATTACCTTGTAATCGGCACAGGTAGCAAACCAACCTTCTTCGGCATTCCAGGCGCAGAAGAAAACACCTTCTCCTTCTGGTCTTACGATGATGCGGTAGCATTGAAACGTCAAATCCGCGATATGTATACCAAAGCGGCTATGGAGAAAAATCCAGCTGTACGTCGTGCTATGCTAACCTTCGTTATTATCGGTGCCGGCTTTACTGGTGTCGAGCTAGTTGGTGAAATGGCTGAACAACGCGAGGAATTATGCAAGGAGTTCTTTATCGACCCATCCGAAGTAAGACTGATTGTGGCTGATATGGCTCCGAAGATTCTGCCTATCCTTCCAGATAAGCTGATTCAAAAAGCTGAAGCTCGCCTTCGTAAGCTGAACGTAGAAATCGTGACTGGCGCTAAAATCACCGAAGTAGGCAATGGTAGTGTTGCACTTGGTGAGAAAAACGTTGTCGATTCCCAAACAATTGTTTGGACTGCTGGTGTTGAAGGCTCCGAAATCGTTGGTGGACTTGAAGTACAACAACAAGGCCGCAAACGGATTGTTACGAATGAGAACCTGGAAAGTGTAGATCATAAGAACGTTTACGTAGTAGGGGACAACATTTTCTACATTCCTGAAGGTGAAACTCGTCCTGTACCACAAATGGTTGAGAACGCTGAACAAGCAGCTCCGATTGTTGCTGGCAACATTGCCGCTGACATTCAGAACACTGCTAAAAAAGCTTACAAACCAGGTTTCCACGGTACAATGGTCTCCATTGGTAGCCGCTACGGTGTAGCAAATGTTGGTCTGCCAGGTAAGTTCTTTATGCTTACTGGATTCATGGCAATGCTATCCAAACACTTTATTAATATGTTCTACCTGTCTCAGGTTGTCGGATTCAATAAAGTATGGACATATATGATGCATGAGTTCTTCCATGTTGAGAACCGCAAGAGCTTCTTGGGTGGTCACTTCTCCAAACGTTCACCTAATTTCTGGCTCGTACCACTTCGTGTTCTACTTGGTGGTATGTGGTTATACGAAGGTATTGAGAAGATCCAAAAGATTTGGAAAGATCCAGATAAGATTTTCTTGATTCCAGCTGCTCCTTTTGCAACGGATGCTTCATCAGCAGCCAGTGTTGCAGTAGATGCAGTTAAAGACACCGTAGATGCACAATCTGCAGCTTCAGCAGTATCCACTGCAAAAGAAGCTGTTGAAGCGTTGCCTGTACCTAACTTCGTATACAACATTACAAACTGGTTCATGGATTTGATGTTCTACAACAACGACGGAAGTTACACTTTCCTCGCGAAATGGTTCCAAATCGGTATGGTATGTGCAGAAATCGTCTTCGGTATTATGCTCATCGTTGGTCTCTTCACTGCACTCGCTTCTATAGCGACTGTCGCCATGTCGGTCATGATTTGGTCAACCAAAATGGCATCGACAGAAATGTTATGGTACGTTGCTGCTGGTATTGCCTGCATCGGCGGATCAGGAAGCACACTTGGTCTAGACTATTATGTACTTCCTTGGCTTAAGAAACAGTGGAAGAGAATTCCGCTCGTCAGACGATGGTATCTATACACCGACTGA
- a CDS encoding CsbD family protein produces the protein MDNNVFKGKWKQLKGEAKKQWGKLTDDDLDVIDGEKDKLVGKLQERYGHTKEDAEKEYQTWGRSYRD, from the coding sequence ATGGACAACAATGTATTTAAAGGAAAATGGAAACAGCTCAAAGGCGAGGCCAAGAAGCAATGGGGCAAGCTTACAGATGATGATCTTGACGTAATTGACGGTGAAAAGGATAAATTAGTAGGTAAACTACAAGAACGTTATGGACATACGAAAGAAGACGCGGAGAAAGAGTACCAAACCTGGGGACGTTCCTACCGCGATTAA
- a CDS encoding sensor histidine kinase — protein MGYLKIFFGNTAMLIAVAYLANLIYKNTISNASVGIKKVSWVLLAIFAGWISTLFGYRLGEHVIFDLRFVPLIISTLAYPHPFILVLIGIGTGLTRLTFGVNEAAMAGTINLSILGFVCAALSYWVRRSNLCMVNKGLIVILVINVMNAINIMVFGVIPAPEYIKEIMPITFPAGLILSVLFSLIIRDFQLGLLRNGQIERANEQLSAQTEELHKNKIELEERADQLMMASQFKSEFLANMSHELRTPLNSIINLSQLIEDNDNSLTEAEMREYAAIIRRSGEELLMIIGDILDLSKVEAGRLDIINEDLSVSEIPEILAMQFAVTAKQKELEFNIDMEKNVPQMIHSDPQRIQQILRNLLSNAFKFTKSGHVALRIRQEERGERAIVKHWIVFEVEDSGIGIAPEKHAMIFEAFQQADRTISRKYGGTGLGLSISNDLARLLGGFITLESEEGKGSRFSLYLPLEIIEE, from the coding sequence ATGGGTTATCTTAAAATATTTTTTGGAAACACCGCAATGCTAATAGCTGTAGCCTATTTGGCTAATCTTATATATAAAAACACCATTTCAAATGCAAGTGTAGGAATAAAAAAGGTAAGCTGGGTATTACTGGCCATTTTTGCCGGGTGGATTAGTACTCTTTTTGGATATAGGCTGGGTGAGCATGTGATTTTTGATTTACGTTTTGTGCCACTTATTATATCAACGCTGGCTTATCCGCATCCTTTCATTCTTGTTTTGATCGGTATAGGAACAGGTCTTACACGGTTAACTTTTGGAGTAAATGAGGCGGCGATGGCCGGAACCATTAATCTGTCCATTCTAGGATTTGTTTGTGCTGCGCTTAGCTACTGGGTCAGACGATCTAACTTATGTATGGTGAACAAAGGTTTGATCGTGATTCTAGTCATAAATGTAATGAACGCAATCAACATTATGGTGTTTGGTGTGATCCCCGCCCCAGAGTACATAAAAGAGATTATGCCGATTACTTTCCCTGCCGGATTGATTCTAAGTGTTCTATTCTCCTTAATTATCCGTGACTTTCAATTGGGTCTCTTGCGGAATGGACAGATTGAGCGTGCTAATGAACAGCTGTCTGCCCAGACGGAGGAGCTGCATAAGAATAAGATCGAGCTTGAAGAGCGTGCCGATCAGTTAATGATGGCTTCGCAATTTAAATCGGAATTTCTGGCAAATATGTCTCATGAGCTTAGAACGCCACTGAATAGCATTATTAATTTATCGCAATTAATTGAAGACAATGATAATTCTCTTACGGAAGCAGAAATGAGGGAGTATGCAGCTATTATCCGCCGTTCTGGTGAAGAATTATTGATGATTATTGGCGATATATTAGATCTGTCCAAAGTGGAAGCAGGTCGATTAGATATTATTAATGAAGATTTAAGTGTTAGTGAGATTCCAGAGATTCTGGCTATGCAGTTCGCTGTGACAGCGAAACAAAAAGAACTGGAATTTAATATTGATATGGAAAAAAATGTTCCACAAATGATTCATTCCGACCCGCAGCGGATTCAGCAAATCCTGCGCAATTTGCTTTCTAATGCTTTTAAATTTACAAAGTCTGGCCATGTCGCACTCCGTATTCGTCAAGAGGAACGTGGGGAAAGAGCTATTGTGAAGCATTGGATTGTATTTGAGGTAGAAGATAGCGGTATTGGTATTGCACCAGAGAAGCATGCCATGATCTTTGAAGCCTTCCAACAGGCGGATCGAACAATTAGTCGAAAATATGGCGGAACAGGATTAGGGCTTTCTATTAGTAATGATTTGGCCAGACTGCTCGGAGGTTTCATTACTTTAGAAAGTGAGGAAGGTAAAGGGAGCCGTTTTTCGCTTTATTTACCCCTCGAAATCATAGAAGAGTAA
- a CDS encoding MFS transporter produces MNNMETKHTVTSSKRVRKTSVHRRNLRIATWEGVPSTIFQVLLQGQFLTGFLLYLGATSSQIGFVLALTTLVNVMQIGVAFLIQKLPSRKWAMVTFIGLHRILWSSTGLIPFIFPKEYWVMAFIALYTTAFIANTAGGVLWSSVISDLVPARVRGRYFGIRNTFLNALGSLVMYGGGIVLDRYPGSHGFLILYIVVWIFAISNVVVFFFYPDVPFEKSEEHKFLPMFKKPLKDTLFMKSTLFLAAWLLLQNLTVPLYSYVMLQLLHINYETLSLLNVSQTLFMMASFYVWGNLNAKYSNKRLLFFTLPIIALSSLMWGLLSVLPMLLVLFAAHIVFGVGVGGFNQLAFNFIIGDTPKKERPMYMATYAALTGLSSFFGPLIGGQLYEKIAHWPQWTQVYGMQLVVGTLMIALAFLLGRRILKDE; encoded by the coding sequence ATGAACAACATGGAAACTAAGCACACAGTTACTAGTTCAAAGCGTGTCCGTAAAACCTCAGTACATCGCAGAAATTTGCGCATTGCTACCTGGGAAGGTGTGCCATCGACCATTTTCCAGGTACTGCTGCAAGGGCAGTTTCTAACAGGATTCCTACTATATTTAGGAGCCACTTCAAGTCAAATTGGATTTGTGCTAGCGCTTACCACCTTGGTTAATGTGATGCAGATCGGGGTAGCTTTTTTGATTCAGAAGCTGCCAAGCCGCAAATGGGCTATGGTTACTTTTATCGGCCTGCATAGGATACTTTGGAGTTCTACGGGGCTAATTCCGTTTATTTTTCCTAAAGAGTATTGGGTCATGGCTTTTATAGCCTTATATACTACTGCATTTATTGCCAATACGGCGGGTGGTGTGCTGTGGAGCTCTGTGATCAGCGATCTTGTTCCAGCACGTGTGCGCGGACGTTATTTTGGGATTCGTAATACGTTCCTGAATGCACTCGGTAGTCTGGTAATGTATGGTGGGGGTATCGTTTTGGATCGTTATCCCGGGAGCCATGGCTTTCTGATTCTTTATATTGTTGTGTGGATCTTCGCGATCTCTAACGTCGTTGTATTCTTTTTTTATCCCGACGTGCCTTTCGAGAAATCGGAAGAACATAAATTTTTGCCGATGTTTAAGAAACCGCTTAAAGATACTTTATTTATGAAGTCTACTTTGTTTCTGGCCGCCTGGTTGCTGCTGCAGAATCTAACTGTTCCGCTATATTCGTATGTCATGTTGCAGTTACTTCATATAAATTATGAAACGTTATCACTGCTTAATGTGTCCCAGACTCTTTTTATGATGGCCAGTTTCTACGTTTGGGGCAATCTAAATGCAAAATATAGCAATAAACGTCTGTTGTTCTTTACGTTGCCGATTATTGCCTTGTCCTCTTTAATGTGGGGACTCTTGTCTGTGCTGCCGATGCTGTTGGTGTTGTTTGCCGCTCATATTGTTTTTGGTGTAGGTGTAGGCGGTTTCAACCAGCTGGCCTTTAATTTTATTATTGGGGACACGCCGAAAAAAGAACGGCCTATGTATATGGCGACCTATGCGGCGCTTACGGGTTTATCATCCTTTTTTGGCCCGCTTATCGGGGGACAGTTGTATGAAAAAATTGCCCACTGGCCGCAATGGACCCAAGTATACGGTATGCAGTTGGTAGTGGGAACGCTTATGATTGCTCTTGCCTTCCTGCTGGGCCGTCGTATTCTAAAGGACGAATAG
- a CDS encoding oxidoreductase: MLRIALVLGATGLVGKAVTEELLNREGWGEVRVLVRTPLALEHPKLKQIVVDWENLAEYSDSFEGVHSIFCCLGTTIKKAGSQEKFERVDLDYPLAAATIARDHGVKQFLVVSSMGADAKSRNFYSRTKGRAEEALSKIGFQGLHLFRPSLLLGHREEFRLGERVAARLMKALEFVMVGKAAKYRAIPGVTVARAMVNIASADTHGLHIYTNEVIHVIGKR, encoded by the coding sequence ATGTTAAGGATTGCGTTGGTATTAGGGGCTACTGGGTTAGTAGGGAAAGCGGTTACGGAGGAATTGCTGAATCGTGAAGGTTGGGGTGAGGTGAGAGTGCTTGTACGGACTCCATTAGCTTTAGAACATCCCAAGCTTAAGCAAATCGTTGTGGATTGGGAGAACCTGGCGGAGTATAGCGATTCGTTCGAAGGCGTTCATTCCATCTTCTGTTGCCTCGGGACTACGATCAAGAAGGCAGGTTCACAAGAGAAGTTCGAACGTGTTGATCTGGATTATCCGCTTGCAGCTGCTACTATTGCGAGAGATCACGGTGTTAAACAGTTTTTGGTTGTTTCATCCATGGGGGCAGATGCCAAATCGCGCAATTTCTACAGTCGGACTAAGGGTAGAGCAGAGGAAGCGTTAAGCAAAATCGGTTTTCAAGGGCTGCATTTGTTTCGGCCATCCTTGCTGCTGGGTCATCGTGAGGAATTCAGACTGGGAGAACGCGTCGCGGCTAGATTGATGAAAGCGCTGGAGTTTGTAATGGTTGGCAAAGCAGCTAAATATCGTGCCATTCCTGGTGTAACTGTGGCGAGAGCTATGGTTAACATTGCCTCTGCTGACACGCATGGTTTGCATATCTACACGAATGAAGTAATACATGTGATTGGAAAACGATAA
- a CDS encoding RidA family protein, whose product MSKKQVATTKAPGAIGPYSQAITTGSWVYTSGQLGLNPETGNLAEGVQEQARQALSNVQAILEEAGASLDHVVKTTVFLKDMNDFAAVNEVYSTFFKEPYPARSAIEVARLPKDGLVEIEAVARKK is encoded by the coding sequence ATGAGTAAAAAACAAGTAGCTACTACAAAAGCACCTGGAGCCATTGGTCCTTATAGTCAAGCCATTACCACCGGTAGTTGGGTATACACTTCAGGACAGCTGGGCCTTAATCCAGAGACAGGGAATTTGGCTGAAGGCGTTCAGGAACAAGCTCGTCAAGCACTTAGCAATGTACAAGCTATTCTTGAGGAGGCTGGTGCATCACTGGATCATGTAGTGAAGACCACTGTATTCCTAAAGGATATGAATGATTTTGCAGCAGTTAATGAGGTTTACAGCACCTTCTTTAAAGAACCTTATCCTGCCCGCAGTGCCATTGAGGTTGCCCGTCTGCCAAAAGATGGCCTTGTTGAGATCGAAGCGGTAGCGCGTAAAAAATAA
- a CDS encoding TspO/MBR family protein — protein sequence MRRYNPYKWWNLVFFVGVIIVNVLAVTLPLGGNSTGEISDKYKTYMTPAGYAFSIWSLIYLLLAGFVIYQFRSYTSSRDSVRVISFWFILSCVFNMSWLFLWQYLYIELSLIAMVLMLISIIVIYRKSRQIANPTSGEKWLIKLPFIIYLGWISVATIVNVSVVLEKNHWDGFGLSGITWAVIMLCVGTLLAVLVSYPNRDSIYPLVFVWAFIAIALEHREANAVFVTGTITAGLLLLYSIWLLLTPRRRYSRY from the coding sequence TTGAGACGTTATAATCCTTATAAATGGTGGAACCTCGTATTCTTTGTGGGTGTAATTATCGTAAATGTGCTGGCGGTAACCTTGCCTTTGGGCGGAAACAGTACAGGAGAGATCTCTGACAAATATAAGACTTACATGACTCCTGCTGGCTATGCCTTCTCCATTTGGTCGCTGATTTATTTATTGTTAGCCGGTTTCGTTATTTATCAATTCCGCTCCTATACAAGCTCTAGGGATTCTGTACGAGTTATTTCGTTCTGGTTTATCCTGAGCTGTGTTTTTAATATGAGCTGGCTTTTCCTCTGGCAGTATCTATACATCGAGCTTTCATTGATTGCCATGGTGTTAATGTTAATTTCAATCATTGTTATCTATCGCAAATCGCGCCAGATCGCAAATCCTACTTCAGGTGAGAAATGGTTGATCAAGCTACCCTTTATTATATACCTTGGCTGGATCTCTGTGGCTACTATCGTGAATGTTAGCGTTGTTCTAGAGAAAAATCATTGGGATGGATTTGGACTTAGCGGGATAACCTGGGCTGTGATCATGCTCTGCGTGGGGACACTGCTTGCGGTGTTAGTCAGCTATCCTAACCGAGACAGCATCTATCCTCTGGTCTTCGTATGGGCTTTCATCGCGATTGCCCTGGAACATAGAGAGGCTAATGCAGTCTTTGTGACGGGCACAATAACGGCAGGTCTTCTGCTGCTCTACAGCATTTGGCTATTGCTCACACCCCGCAGAAGATACAGCAGATACTGA